One part of the Phoenix dactylifera cultivar Barhee BC4 chromosome 4, palm_55x_up_171113_PBpolish2nd_filt_p, whole genome shotgun sequence genome encodes these proteins:
- the LOC103697642 gene encoding pentatricopeptide repeat-containing protein At1g71060, mitochondrial isoform X3, with translation MGLLCHLHPLKKTARNAVNSSDKFTKFVSWRKIPHNPAVFVNSINPFPRLYDGISNESSMPISKQMRQHNGSQFEFRGMSFLFVFQKSIHNLSKTQFFVEPASAEETPTSDSRQISKDAEKIWMLALVFFRWAEKQQGFKYSTESFHHLIEALGKIKQFRLIWSLVESMRQRGLLTKDTFALITRRYARARKIREATETFEKMGVYGLSPELSDYNWLIDIMSKSKHVKKAQEIFNDMKRRRRFSPDLKTYTILLEGWGHELDLKRLKAVYQEMIDEGFKPDVVTYGILINSFCRSRRCDEAIKIFHEMEAKNCKPSPHIYCTLINGLGSEKRLSEALKYFELSKASGFAPEIPTYNAVVGSYCWVMRFEDAFRMVDEMKRCGIGPNTRTYDIILHHLIKAGKIEDAYQVFQRMGREAGCEPLLNTYTMMVSMFCTEERVDMALKVWKQMTERGVLPCMHMFSALINGLCYENKLDDACKYFQEMLDKGIRPSGQLYSKLKETLLDGGRKDLAIDMGLKLEKLRKTPLQG, from the exons ATGGGTCTTCTCTGTCATCTCCATCCCCTAAAAAAGACGGCAAGAAATGCTGTTAATTCCTCTGATAAATTCACAAAGTTCGTTTCTTGGCGCAAGATTCCTCATAACCCTGCTGTTTTTGTTAACTCTATCAATCCTTTTCCCAGATTATATGATGGAATTTCAAATGAGAGTTCGATGCCTATCAGCAAGCAAATGCGCCAACACAATGGCAGTCAATTTGAGTTTCGTGGAATgagctttctttttgtttttcagaAATCCATTCACAATTTGTCAAAAACCCAATTTTTTGTTGAGCCTGCATCTGCCGAGGAAACCCCAACTTCAGATAGCAGGCAAATCTCCAAGGATGCTGAAAAGATTT GGATGCTTGCACTTGTGTTCTTTCGTTGGGCCGAGAAGCAGCAAGGTTTCAAGTACAGCACTGAGAGCTTCCATCATCTAATCGAAGCACTTGGCAAGATCAAACAGTTTAGATTAATCTGGAGCTTGGTGGAGTCTATGAGGCAGAGGGGTCTGTTGACCAAAGATACCTTCGCATTGATCACTCGGAGGTATGCCAGAGCTAGGAAGATCAGAGAAGCCACTGAAACTTTTGAGAAGATGGGTGTGTATGGCTTGAGTCCGGAATTATCAGACTATAACTGGTTGATTGATATTATGAGCAAATCCAAGCATGTTAAGAAGGCCCAGGAGATCTTCAATGAcatgaagaggaggagaagattcAGTCCTGACCTGAAGACCTAcaccattcttttggaaggttgGGGGCACGAACTGGACTTGAAGAGGTTGAAGGCAGTTTATCAAGAAATGATCGATGAAGGCTTCAAACCGGATGTTGTAACCTATGGGAtacttataaattctttctgcagGTCTAGAAGATGCGATGAGGCCATAAAGATCTTCCATGAGATGGAGGCAAAGAATTGCAAGCCAAGTCCTCACATATATTGTACTCTAATCAATGGCTTGGGTTCCGAGAAAAGATTGAGTGAAGCTTTGAAGTACTTTGAGCTATCTAAAGCTAGTGGTTTCGCCCCTGAAATACCCACTTATAATGCTGTAGTGGGTTCTTACTGTTGGGTTATGCGATTTGAGGATGCTTTTAGAATGGTGGATGAAATGAAGAGATGCGGGATTGGTCCGAACACCCGTACTTATGACATAATTCTGCATCATCTTATAAAAGCTGGCAAGATAGAAGATGCCTATcaggttttccagaggatgggCAGGGAGGCCGGTTGTGAGCCCCTGCTTAATACATATACTATGATGGTTAGCATGTTCTGTACCGAGGAAAGAGTAGATATGGCTTTGAAAGTATGGAAGCAGATGACCGAGAGGGGAGTTCTTCCTTGTATGCACATGTTCTCAGCATTGATCAATGGACTATGCTATGAAAACAAGCTGGATGATGCTTGCAAATACTTCCAAGAGATGCTGGATAAGGGGATTAGACCTTCAGGCCAGTTGTATAGTAAATTAAAAGAAACTCTTCTTGATGGTGGAAGGAAGGATTTGGCCATTGATATGGGTCtgaagctggagaaactaaggAAGACCCCACTACAAGGTTAA
- the LOC103697642 gene encoding pentatricopeptide repeat-containing protein At1g71060, mitochondrial isoform X2, translated as MGLLCHLHPLKKTARNAVNSSDKFTKFVSWRKIPHNPAVFVNSINPFPRLYDGISNESSMPISKQMRQHNGSQFEFRGMSFLFVFQKSIHNLSKTQFFVEPASAEETPTSDSRQISKDAEKICKIFSNHSNYSIPSSLDEAGVSVSPVLVAEILKKLSNAGMLALVFFRWAEKQQGFKYSTESFHHLIEALGKIKQFRLIWSLVESMRQRGLLTKDTFALITRRYARARKIREATETFEKMGVYGLSPELSDYNWLIDIMSKSKHVKKAQEIFNDMKRRRRFSPDLKTYTILLEGWGHELDLKRLKAVYQEMIDEGFKPDVVTYGILINSFCRSRRCDEAIKIFHEMEAKNCKPSPHIYCTLINGLGSEKRLSEALKYFELSKASGFAPEIPTYNAVVGSYCWVMRFEDAFRMVDEMKRCGIGPNTRTYDIILHHLIKAGKIEDAYQVFQRMGREAGCEPLLNTYTMMVSMFCTEERVDMALKVWKQMTERGVLPCMHMFSALINGLCYENKLDDACKYFQEMLDKGIRPSGQLYSKLKETLLDGGRKDLAIDMGLKLEKLRKTPLQG; from the coding sequence ATGGGTCTTCTCTGTCATCTCCATCCCCTAAAAAAGACGGCAAGAAATGCTGTTAATTCCTCTGATAAATTCACAAAGTTCGTTTCTTGGCGCAAGATTCCTCATAACCCTGCTGTTTTTGTTAACTCTATCAATCCTTTTCCCAGATTATATGATGGAATTTCAAATGAGAGTTCGATGCCTATCAGCAAGCAAATGCGCCAACACAATGGCAGTCAATTTGAGTTTCGTGGAATgagctttctttttgtttttcagaAATCCATTCACAATTTGTCAAAAACCCAATTTTTTGTTGAGCCTGCATCTGCCGAGGAAACCCCAACTTCAGATAGCAGGCAAATCTCCAAGGATGCTGAAAAGATTTGTAAGATTTTCTCCAACCATTCCAATTATAGCATACCATCTTCCCTAGATGAAGCCGGAGTATCAGTTTCACCCGTCCTTGTGGCAGAAATCCTTAAGAAGCTAAGCAATGCAGGGATGCTTGCACTTGTGTTCTTTCGTTGGGCCGAGAAGCAGCAAGGTTTCAAGTACAGCACTGAGAGCTTCCATCATCTAATCGAAGCACTTGGCAAGATCAAACAGTTTAGATTAATCTGGAGCTTGGTGGAGTCTATGAGGCAGAGGGGTCTGTTGACCAAAGATACCTTCGCATTGATCACTCGGAGGTATGCCAGAGCTAGGAAGATCAGAGAAGCCACTGAAACTTTTGAGAAGATGGGTGTGTATGGCTTGAGTCCGGAATTATCAGACTATAACTGGTTGATTGATATTATGAGCAAATCCAAGCATGTTAAGAAGGCCCAGGAGATCTTCAATGAcatgaagaggaggagaagattcAGTCCTGACCTGAAGACCTAcaccattcttttggaaggttgGGGGCACGAACTGGACTTGAAGAGGTTGAAGGCAGTTTATCAAGAAATGATCGATGAAGGCTTCAAACCGGATGTTGTAACCTATGGGAtacttataaattctttctgcagGTCTAGAAGATGCGATGAGGCCATAAAGATCTTCCATGAGATGGAGGCAAAGAATTGCAAGCCAAGTCCTCACATATATTGTACTCTAATCAATGGCTTGGGTTCCGAGAAAAGATTGAGTGAAGCTTTGAAGTACTTTGAGCTATCTAAAGCTAGTGGTTTCGCCCCTGAAATACCCACTTATAATGCTGTAGTGGGTTCTTACTGTTGGGTTATGCGATTTGAGGATGCTTTTAGAATGGTGGATGAAATGAAGAGATGCGGGATTGGTCCGAACACCCGTACTTATGACATAATTCTGCATCATCTTATAAAAGCTGGCAAGATAGAAGATGCCTATcaggttttccagaggatgggCAGGGAGGCCGGTTGTGAGCCCCTGCTTAATACATATACTATGATGGTTAGCATGTTCTGTACCGAGGAAAGAGTAGATATGGCTTTGAAAGTATGGAAGCAGATGACCGAGAGGGGAGTTCTTCCTTGTATGCACATGTTCTCAGCATTGATCAATGGACTATGCTATGAAAACAAGCTGGATGATGCTTGCAAATACTTCCAAGAGATGCTGGATAAGGGGATTAGACCTTCAGGCCAGTTGTATAGTAAATTAAAAGAAACTCTTCTTGATGGTGGAAGGAAGGATTTGGCCATTGATATGGGTCtgaagctggagaaactaaggAAGACCCCACTACAAGGTTAA
- the LOC103697642 gene encoding uncharacterized protein LOC103697642 isoform X1 produces MANFHGQPLPPGIDPLPNTSLGSASMNPSVSYLPPPYVNMHHDGHSNSSGSFFPVNPSNPSFPKAQSQFPHLQPSSQFVYSPGRLPAPAAQSVPAQASYSSSHGTGNPAVGSTGFQLQNISKSWTTSSCVSTSNPGAEIKVAEAENNTSQHSSASQDDLRSSTHCDDNIVDRQSVVKTEASEEANKWQENATDISQHRFSADAKVIESAAQLAVLHEQEIATQQIIQNQRQARGANGPVEDSRDILSGRYDPNALKEHLLKITTDHRAEMTNKRGKLIHQDNGNMEIGNGYGVPGGGAYYTTAPLNVQSRKPKDETQQVSSTAEKESEPNAAQKELPEYLRQKLKARGILRDDKTNGALLTTDNKLEALHDLTTHLRRLPPGWVEAKDPASGCSYFYNENTGESQWECPTVNASCAQTPTPSPLPADWEEAIDDSTGKKYYYNTRTHVSQWEWPNSISQVVLPHAALLVAGGEATQTADHAPTHMKRCLGCGGWGLGLVQPWGYCNHCTRVRNLPFQQHLSLNASSQLQASNLAASKEHSGKPVPKHKPSPKPPFGKGNRRNHRKRACSEDDELDPMDPSSYSDAPRGGWVVGLKGVQPRAADTTATGPLFQQRPYPSPGAVLRKNAEIAAQTKKHGSHNHMAPISKRGDGSDGLGDAD; encoded by the exons ATGGCTAACTTTCATGGACAGCCATTGCCTCCTGGAATTGATCCACTGCCAAATACATCTTTAGGTTCTGCTTCAATGAATCCTTCTGTTTCTTATCTTCCTCCACCTTATGTGAACATGCATCATGATGGACATTCTAACAGCTCTGGAAGCTTCTTCCCTGTTAATCCATCTAATCCATCCTTTCCTAAAGCTCAAAGCCAATTTCCTCATTTACAACCATCTTCCCAATTTGTGTATTCACCTGGTAGACTTCCTGCACCAGCTGCTCAAAGTGTACCCGCACAAGCATCCTATAGTTCTTCTCATGGCACAGGAAACCCTGCTGTAGGAAGCACTGGATTCCAATTGCAGAATATTTCTAAAAGCTGGACAACCTCATCCTGTGTGTCTACATCTAACCCTGGTGCAGAAATAAAAGTGGCAGAAGCAGAAAACAATACTTCTCAGCACTCAAGTGCATCTCAAGATGATTTGAGAAGTTCAACACATTGTGATGACAACATAGTGGATCGACAGTCAGTTGTAAAAACTGAAGCGAGTGAAGAAGCAAACAAATGGCAAGAGAATGCAACTG ACATTAGCCAGCACAGGTTTTCTGCTGATGCCAAAGTTATTGAATCTGCTGCCCAACTTGCTGTTCTGCATGAGCAA GAAATTGCGACCCAACAAATCATACAAAATCAAAG ACAAGCTAGAGGTGCAAATGGACCTGTAGAAGATAGTAGAGACATCCTTTCAGGACGTTATGATCCGAATGCATTAAAG GAGCATCTGCTGAAGATAACCACCGATCATCGTGCTGAAATGACCAACAAACGTGGGAAGTTGATCCACCAAGATAACG GCAACATGGAAATTGGTAATGGCTATGGTGTACCAGGTGGGGGTGCTTATTATACTACTGCACCATTAAATGTCCAATCTA GGAAACCAAAGGATGAAACTCAACAAGTGAGCTCCACAGCTGAAAAGGAGTCAGAACCAAACGCTGCTCAGAAAGAGCTACCAGAATATCTCAGGCAGAAGCTGAAAGCTAGGGGAATTCTTAGAGATGATAAAACAAATGGTGCCCTTTTGACAACTGACAAT AAATTGGAAGCTCTACATGATCTGACGACACATCTCCGAAGGTTGCCTCCTGGTTGG gttGAGGCAAAGGACCCAGCTAGTGGATGCTCATATTTTTATAATGAGAATACTGGAGAAAGCCAGTGGGAGTGTCCTACTGTGAATGCTAGTTGTGCACAGACTCCAACCCCATCACCTTTGCCAGCAGATTGGGAAGAGGCAATTGATGATTCAACAG GGAAAAAATACTATTACAATACAAGGACACATGTTTCACAATGGGAGTGGCCAAATTCAATAAGCCAAGTTGTTTTGCCACATGCTGCACTATTGGTTGCTGGAGGTGAAGCTACTCAAACTGCTGATCATGCGCCAACTCatatgaagagatgcttaggatGTGGTGGATGGGGCCTTGGCTTAGTTCAGCCATGGGGCTATTGCAATCACTGCACACG GGTTCGGAATCTTCCTTTTCAACAACATTTATCTTTAAATGCAAGCAGTCAGCTGCAAGCAAGTAATCTGGCTGCCTCCAAAGAACATTCAGGAAAACCGGTGCCCAAGCATAA GCCAAGTCCCAAACCTCCATTTGGAAAAGGCAATAGAAGGAACCATAGGAAACGAGCTTGCAGTGAGGATGATGAGTTGGACCCTATGGATCCAAGTTCTTATTCAGATGCCCCACGTGGTGGCTG GGTAGTTGGCCTAAAAGGAGTACAACCACGAGCAGCAGATACCACTGCTACT GGTCCTCTCTTTCAGCAGCGCCCGTATCCTTCTCCTGGTGCTGTGCTGCGAAAGAATGCTGAGATTGCTGCTCAGACCAAGAAACATGGTTCTCACAATCATATGGCACCCATCTCAAAAAGAGGGGATGGCAGTGACGGACTGGGGGATGCAGACTGA